The Scophthalmus maximus strain ysfricsl-2021 chromosome 14, ASM2237912v1, whole genome shotgun sequence region TGGCCTTCTTCTTCATTCTGATTGTTCCCGTGCTTAAATGgctgcagacaggaagtctTGTGTTTAAAGTTTCCAGGCTCTAAGATTAAATCTTCTTGTGTGATTTCACCTGGAAAATTGCTCCGGTATTGTACCATTGCTCACAGGATAGAGAATCGGAGGAATTCAATTTCTTCCCCCTATGCTTTCAGAATTGGAAATTTACCGCCTATTTTGCCCAAAGCCaaaatgttgcttttcattttgttccagGTCGGTCCTATTCAAGGTGAATTGAAACTGGCAGAGCTGAGTTTTCCTCTGATTATCTTCGAGAAAGTCTTTTAAATCACTCTCCTCTTGGAAGCTACTGGGGTAACTAGTGATTGAGTGGATGAGTGCCTGAAAACAGTAATTATCGCTAGACTGAGTGCTGGCtgacaaatgggaaaaaagcaCAACCAATAGAAAACCTTGCAGACATTTtacaatttgaaaataaaataatgttgcTTCTAACTTCAAAATGGAAGCACAGGTCGCGGAACtacaaataaataagtaattgcgctggaatttcttttcttccatgtCTCTGTATTTCAGGAAAACCGCTGGATGCCCGTCGTATAAGCACCTATCCATGTCCACGCACGTCTGATTTGGATGCCCTCTTTGAGGGGGTGATGCAGAAGGTTCGACAAAGTGCCCGTGGAGCCATAGCACCAATTGCGTGTGTCCAGGCGGTGCGGGCAGCTGCCACCCTGCCCTACCTCCAGGgaatggagagggagaaagagctGATGGCCACTCTCTTCACCTCAGGCCAGGCCCGAGCGCTGCAGTACGGTTTCTTTGCTCAGAGAGCCGTCGGCAGGTGGAGCACGCCCAGTGGAGCCCGCTGGGACACAAGCAAGCCTAGGCCTGTACATATAGCAGCTGTCATTGGTAAGAGCTCTGGGCTTTTAAGTTCTAGTTGCCTGATGTATttcaacaaacacacgcacattgaCTCATCAAGCTATCCGTGTGGCATCTCCAAATTCATGTTGGATACTATGCCCTCATTTACAGTTCAGCTGAGTTTAAAATGATGAACTCTCCCTTTCCTTCAGGGAGGTTTGGATGTATGACAATCTGGATATATGGAGCTCAGCAGCTTGTGCATTAAAGTTGCAAGCTTTGGAAAAACTTAATGCTTCCAGGCCATAACTATTTAAAATCTAGCATTGTTAATTTTTTCTGTAGTCACCATGTGATGTTCTGTCCTCTAAGGTCTTGGCACCATGGGGAGAGGCATAGCAGTGGCCCTGGCTCAGGCAGGTTTGTCCGTGGTCGCTGTGGAGACCCAGGAGAAGCAGTTGATGGAGGCAAAGCAGGCGGTGTCAGGCATGTTGGAGCGAGGGGCTAAGAGACGTGGCGTGGCCCCCGCACTTGATAAGGTCAGTTACAGCCACGATATCAAGGCTGTAGCGGACGCTGACCTGGTCATCGAGGCTGTGTTCGAGGACATGGCTCTGAAGAGGACGGTCTTCCGGCAGCTGTCTGCTGTTTGTAAACCAGGCACTGTCCTGTGCACCAACACTTCTGGGCTCGACGTGGAACACCTGGCCTCTCAAACCCGAAACCCGCAGCTGGTGGTGGGGATGCACTTCTTTGCTCCAGCGCATGTCAtgaagctgctggaggtggtGTATGGACCACAGTCCTCTCCTCAAGCAGTGGTCACTGCCATGCAACTAGGAAAGAAGATGGGCAAAGTAAGCGTGGCTGTTGGAAACTGCCGGGGCTTTGTGGGGAACCGGATGCTGAAGCCATATCTTGAGCAAGCTTTCTTCCTGTTAGAAGAGGGAGCCACACCTGAATTGGTGGATCGTGCACTGGAGGAGTTTGGGTTTCCAATGGGCGTGTTCAAAATGTCTGACCTGTCTGGGCTCGACGTGGGCTGGAGGGTCAGGAAAGCTGATGGGCTGGCAGAACCTGTTGGGGCATCAGGGCAGCCAGCTCGAATACGACAAGGCCAACGCTACAGCCCCCTGGGAGATCTGCTCTGTGAGCAGGGACGGTTTGGTCAGAAAACAGGCCGGGGTTGGTACCAATACGACAAATCCGGTGGTCAGGTAGCCAGCTCCGACCCTTGGCTTCACAGCTTTCTGGAGGGGTACCGAGCCATGCACGGCCTGGTGGCACGCCGCATAGACCTCCAGGAGGTGCTGGAGCGCTGCCTCTATGCCCTGATCAACGAGGGCTTCCGCGTCCTGGAGGATGGAATAGTCGCAGGACCCGAAGACATAGATATCATCTATGTGTTTGGCTACGGCTGGCCCAGGCACCGCGGAGGCCCCATGTTCTACGCCAGCATGGTGGGGCTGGAGAGGGTCTTGGAGAGGCTGGAGCAGCACCACAAGGCTCACCCCGATGTACCTCACCTGCAGCCCTGCAGCCTCCTGAGGAGGCTGGTGTCCAGTGGCAGCCCACCTGTCCACCGGTGGAGGGAAGTCCTCAAGAAACTCAACAGCCAGCTTTAAATGTCATGCACCTCAGCTTTAATATAAGACTGCTTTATATCATGTTTTTCAACGTAATCATGATGCTGGTTGATTTCTGATATATTACAGTTATGGgtgatttttgtgatttataATCTTAATCTTATCTCTGACTGGCCTGTGGCCTCGTGAGCCTACACTGATTTGCCATGTTTTTAGAGTCAGCTATACACGGTTCCTTTTACAGTCCTGTCTTTGTGAAATTTATCGAGATtttgtattgttgtttcaaatattttgtcttGTGTATTAAACAGCTTTATTATCTGTGATAACAGAGCAGAATGAAAACTCCTCTCTGAGTCAACAGAATTTAACATGTTACAATTGGATGTAATTGGGGGGTGGTCAATTTGAATTAATTACATTATACATGTTCCTAATAAACTAGTGTATAgtaggatttgaaaaaaaatccactgagATATGTGAATACCTTGTGTAACTTCGATCTGCAATGACTGATTTCTATGAAGATCGCATTTAGAATTAAGGTGATGATTTGACAGATTGTCCTATACTAGGTTGGTTATTTATCAGTCATCTACAATAAATGTGTACCATGTGTACAAAATATGCATTTGATTGCCTCAATAAAGAAATGACACATACTCATGTGTTAGTTTTGTGTGAAGCCAGTGCACTGTGTACAATATTAATGTGAGAAATTGAAAAACTGCTACAGATTTCTATTCCTTAGAAGTCATTTTCATCAGTGAAACATTCATTtctggaggagagaagtggaaaagctcttgctgtgtgtgtgttctgctgacTCAACTGCTGCggtgacagaggagaagagccgAGACACACGACTCTCAGATGCTTTTATATAAATCAATGGCTCGTTCTTGTGTAAATCTCACGCCAGCAGTGAGCAGATGTGAGAGCTGCCCCCTAGCGGCTGAAGTCTGcacaggcggagagagagagagagagagagagagcagctggaTTAGACTGTAATTTAATCGTGTGATTTATGTTTGCCTGCAACTACCATACACATCACTTATTAAACCTCGCATTGTGTGACTGGAAAGTTGAGTTAATGCATTAACGTGGCTCTAATATTTTAGATCCACGTAATTTAATCCGTAAATCTAGCCCGTGAGATAATATGTCAGTCGGTGGATGTGTTCACTTTTCATCTAGATCCTGGTGTTTTGAAGTTGTCTTCTAAGAGGGACTGGttaaagactgtgtgtgtgtgtgtgtgtgtgtggagtgcgCAGAGCAGCTGGCTGTGTGTTGCTTGTCTCCTCCCGTCGTGTGGTGAAGTTCAGCTGCGCGCCCTTGTTCCGCACGCGCGTCACCGGCGCGCAGAGGAGCTTCCCGACGCGAGGGGAGGATGCAGCGGCGTGTGGATCACGACCATGGGAGGCTCTGAATATGACACCACTCGTCGCTCCAAtacgctcctctcctcctcctcctcctcctcctccttccgcGGCTGAGCTCTAGTCCAGCTGCGTTCGGATTCAGAGAGCCGGCGGAACGTGAACACCTCGACTCGGTCCCTCGCGGTTATGTTGTAGTTTCACTCGGACGAGGCTGCGTGCGTTCTGTGCggggtctttttttcccccttctttttctttttcggatTCAGGAAATGTTGACATGGCCACGTCGGGAGCACAGAAGTGTCCGAAGAGCGAGAAGTTGGACGAGGCGCAGGCTTTGGCCAAGAGCTGCGCGGGCAGACCAGACTTCCTGCCTTGCGACGGACTCTCCATCTGCGCGACGCACAGCCACGGGAAGTGCTTCAAGCTGCACTGGTGCTGCCACTTGGGCTGGTGTCACTGTAAGTTTGATATCACCGCAAATCTGTCTCACTGTCACCgtaatggaaaagaaaaaaaaatgtgctgggCACTTGGCTCTCAGCGCCATGTTATGAATGCAGAAGCTTCCGTTccatggaaatgaaaacacgtACTCGTACTGACCcgaaagaagaggagaaacatgGAGCAGATGCTGATGAAGGCACCGTGTTAGTCACTATGAGAGGTTGTGTAAAGGTGGTCTGTCTCCTCAGCTGACCTGACTCCTCAGATGTGGTGTTATTTGATATCCCCCTTGAACTTCACATTCATTTGACGGTCTTGTCTGTATCTGTACAATTAAAATCGAGGTATAAGTTCGTAGTCATTCTTAACCAGGGTCAAACCTACAAATGGTCCCCTTCATATGAATGGCTCATGTGTTCTAAACAATGGAGGCTGCAATATTCATGAGTAGGGATATGAATGTTTTAGGTCATGGTTCATGTGCTTGGCTTTTTTATTTACCtggttttattgattttatttgttctgtaGACTGGGCTAAATTCTGATATCCTGCCCCGACTGCCAGTATACACTGTCAACATATTTAGGACAGGCCTTGAACATTTAGTGTCCATAACAGACGCCATAAATACAGTCATCCAGCATTAGATATTGGCGTATCTATAGGCGTCAGTCTCATACGAGTCTCACACCTTAATATTCTACCTTCTTTATATGTATAtccacagattaaaaaaacaattttagaTTTACAAGTGTTTAAGAGTGAAATATACATGAATATCTAAAGTTATCTTAATTTTTGATACCCTGTGTGACTGTCTTTCAATTTGTGTCACACAGACAAGTGTCTATGCGTCCCTGTTTATAATAAGTCTGTTTTACATCTTATGAAGACCGTATGCGATAAAAGACAGTCTACACACATCTCGCTTTTCCTAAATATGAGagcatattttccaaaacatcacactgactgactgaatccACTTTCAGCCTTCGTTTCCTTTTcactgtgatgatgtcacatcacGTGAATCGTGAGTTCCATTTCTGCTTTAAAAGTATCGTGtgattctgtatttttcttattatcaacaaatcccatgaaatgACGACGATGACCTGGTACTACTAACAGGTAAAGTGCTGCCTGTGTAGCCAAAGCCTGATGTAGCTTAATCCCCCTGTGCCACAGACCCTCGCTGTTGTTCAGAAACTATAAAAAAACGATGAACATGGGCactcttgtttattttgaatcaaTACCAGAGACGTCCAACTGGGTGCTACGGCTGGGCACTCACTAGGgcaccaaatgtgtattaatccacagctgaaaatagtcaAATACCCAAAATgcactttttatttctctgtgagTTACAATAACTGGGAAGTACAGTGTCCAGCTGCCCAGGAAATGACTATGCCATTTTTTAAGTAATGAAATATACATCCGTGAGCCTTCATTTTATAGACTTACATCCTCAGTAGAAAGGAACCAGACTTGAGTGCTACACACAGTGCCAGGATGTCGGAAAGAGATGGACGAGCATGCTGAattctttgttttggtctttaCATGAGATTTGTTGACTCAAAGAAAGATGTAGAATTATGGCAACATTATtctttgaattttctttttggccACAATAACATCACAAGTTATCAGACAAAATCAGCGGCCATTCTTCCATCACAGGCCACATTTTGGTGGTGTTTTACTAACTCGTAAGTATAATCTGTAGTACTGTTGCATTGACAGCTCCACTTTAGCATGGGCAATCTTTGAGAAATGTCAGTAGTATGTTTGACACCTATGTGCCCCAGACATTTCCTCTCCGTTTGACACCACCACGTGACATTTCACACCAGCACAGACTCCCAGTAGCTTGAACGCGACAGGATGTCCATCTCTTTGTACTGCCCCAAGTTACCCCCCCATCGCTGGCTGCGCTGAAAATCCTCAGATCAGTGtaacacacacaatcaccaTCCACTCCGCAGCAGTCGGCCAGGGCTTACAGTGTACAACTGCTCTGGTCACATTGTAATCTTTGCCATGTAATCATTGGATTTAGATGCCCGCCTCTGTTCAGAATGAGCCAAGtgatttgaaaatatctgaTGTGGCAGAAAAATGATGAATTCTCTCCAGTGTTCATTACGGGAGCCACATCCGGGATTTGAGATCCTCGGCAAAGTCTGCTCAGTGTTGCGTCATTTGTCAACACTCGGACTCGCTCCTCCTTTCTGCTCTGAAATATTCATCACTCTGACTCAAAAGGTTCTGTGCAGTGAACATGGGCCCCATTGTATAATTCAGGCTTGTTATGCTTTTGAAGGGACGgccacatcacatcacaatAGAGCTTCTCACCTTCATGTCTCCACGCACTGTAATTCGCAGGTTGGCCTTGCGTGCACCGCGGTGAGAGTAAACCAGCTTAGACTGCTGAATCAGGCGGAACCAGGACACCCAGTGAGAAAAGTGTAGCAGGCGTGCTCCTGCATGCGAACCCGCCTGCTCTGCTCGGCTCACACCCCTGGATTCAAAACAAGTGACATAGTTGTTAAGCCCTTATCTCATCCCGTTTCCATTTTGAATGTGCCTATGATTATTGCCTGGAGTATAAACTTGTTCTGAAGCTGATAATTGTGCATTCACCACGGGGAGCCTTGCGAGACTGcctttttaattacatttttaataggTTTCCTGGGAAACGAATACAAAGGGTCACTTGGCTCAGCATTTAAATTCTTAAACacaaattatttgttttcttacctTTAGAGCAGAATGCTGTAATTACCTCTGACGTGGCTCCTTACTTCTCCGATTTCTAATGCTGGTTCCTGTACTCGGAGGTCACAAATCAGCTCTGCAGACTGAAGCAAGATGGCCTTCCAGTAATTTCTACTTAGTTGTAGCCCTGTTGAAACCTCCGGCAGAGAAAATGGGGGAAACAGGAATTGGATGTAGGCGGAGGCGGTGTTCCCAGCTGGTGACAACATCAGTCCAAGCCTCTCATTAGTGGTAATTAGCTGTGTTTAGTGTCACTGCCAATATGTCATGTCTGATGAGAGTTTTAGCTCACAGCAGCACTAGAACCACCTggtctgaatgtttttttcggTCTCTTTATCCGCTACCAACTGATTACAATTACCAGGCAGGGCAATGAATCACTCATTAACAAAAATCTAACTAAGTCTAACGACTCCTGAACGGTCTTGTCAGCCTGTTCGTTCTCCGTCAGCTCTAATTTTGTACCTTAGAGGTACTTCTGTTGTGGATACTGGAAAGTGGGATGTGTCTGACAGACTTCCCCAGTGGTCCTGTCTTTCTCACTACACGGCTGTAGTTCAGAATCTTTCTAAAGGGAAACATGGAGGCTTATTGGGTAAAACTCTGACCTTGATTGATTGGTCTGGTGACCAAATCAAAATTTACTACAGTACTGAATCATAAAAAATCTTTGCCTGTTATTAAAGGATCAATATATTGTCAGCACAGGCCGGAGAGGATGTTTCCTGATCGATTGTTCATGCTTGGGAAGCTTCAGTGCTTCAACTAGTTTGACTGCTGGTCTCTCAATGATGGACGCAGAGCCGCACCAAAGCTCAAAGTTTTCTCTCATCTTTGAGAGGATAGGTTTGGATTTTCTCAAGTCTCCCTTAATGCAAGTCCACATTCCCTGTTTGTGGTACTCTCTGCCCATCACCGCTCAGCAAGCtctcagagaaaacaaagaggacgAGGAATTTGGCTCTAAAATGACTGTGACAAGCCTCACAGTAGCTCTGAGCTGAATTTTCAAAGGGATATTTGCACAAAAACAAGGTCACTTTCTCAAATTAAGTCAGCTTTAATGAATGGCGACGCTCGTGTTATCATTTCAAACGAAAGAAACGTCAGCTCGTTGCTGTTTCGCTCGCCCATGACAAAGCTAACGGCAGACGTTCCCATTCATGGTGTTGAATCTAAATGCTACTTCTCAGACGGTTATCGCTCATAACTATGCGGTTCAGAGCAGCTCGCTGTGGCTTCCTCCGTCTTGCATTAACAAAGAGACCCGCAATTTTAACAGCAGACCTTTTTATCACGTCAAAGtaggaaaaagaataaatagatgGTGAGGCTTGTCCTGGAGATCAATCTAGAGCCCTGTagttgattttatgtttttctacGTCAAACAGTTGATCGAGGACCCATTTCTTACAATGTTGGTGCCTTAGGAAGGGATCACTTCACAGCCAGTAACGACAAGTGGAAATAACGGTAActctttaaaagtaaaaatggcCATGGTGGTATTGTGTCAGGAGGGCAGACTTAAAGAAATCTGAACATTTCCTTTAAGGCCTTTATGGGAGTTGAACCCTAATGTCT contains the following coding sequences:
- the ehhadh gene encoding peroxisomal bifunctional enzyme isoform X2, giving the protein MSGPHLVPMIHAIEAANKPVVAAIEGIALGGGLELALGCHYRVAHSKARLGLPEVTLGLLPAAGGTQRLPRLIGVPAALDLITKGRHITAAEALQLGVVDQVTGHGTVDAAVKFALSVAGKPLDARRISTYPCPRTSDLDALFEGVMQKVRQSARGAIAPIACVQAVRAAATLPYLQGMEREKELMATLFTSGQARALQYGFFAQRAVGRWSTPSGARWDTSKPRPVHIAAVIGLGTMGRGIAVALAQAGLSVVAVETQEKQLMEAKQAVSGMLERGAKRRGVAPALDKVSYSHDIKAVADADLVIEAVFEDMALKRTVFRQLSAVCKPGTVLCTNTSGLDVEHLASQTRNPQLVVGMHFFAPAHVMKLLEVVYGPQSSPQAVVTAMQLGKKMGKVSVAVGNCRGFVGNRMLKPYLEQAFFLLEEGATPELVDRALEEFGFPMGVFKMSDLSGLDVGWRVRKADGLAEPVGASGQPARIRQGQRYSPLGDLLCEQGRFGQKTGRGWYQYDKSGGQVASSDPWLHSFLEGYRAMHGLVARRIDLQEVLERCLYALINEGFRVLEDGIVAGPEDIDIIYVFGYGWPRHRGGPMFYASMVGLERVLERLEQHHKAHPDVPHLQPCSLLRRLVSSGSPPVHRWREVLKKLNSQL
- the ehhadh gene encoding peroxisomal bifunctional enzyme isoform X1, with protein sequence MAQYSRVSGSVGLITLQNPPVNALSAAVRQGIVDTVKRALGDPEVKAVVIRGQNGVFCGGADIKEFGTNMSGPHLVPMIHAIEAANKPVVAAIEGIALGGGLELALGCHYRVAHSKARLGLPEVTLGLLPAAGGTQRLPRLIGVPAALDLITKGRHITAAEALQLGVVDQVTGHGTVDAAVKFALSVAGKPLDARRISTYPCPRTSDLDALFEGVMQKVRQSARGAIAPIACVQAVRAAATLPYLQGMEREKELMATLFTSGQARALQYGFFAQRAVGRWSTPSGARWDTSKPRPVHIAAVIGLGTMGRGIAVALAQAGLSVVAVETQEKQLMEAKQAVSGMLERGAKRRGVAPALDKVSYSHDIKAVADADLVIEAVFEDMALKRTVFRQLSAVCKPGTVLCTNTSGLDVEHLASQTRNPQLVVGMHFFAPAHVMKLLEVVYGPQSSPQAVVTAMQLGKKMGKVSVAVGNCRGFVGNRMLKPYLEQAFFLLEEGATPELVDRALEEFGFPMGVFKMSDLSGLDVGWRVRKADGLAEPVGASGQPARIRQGQRYSPLGDLLCEQGRFGQKTGRGWYQYDKSGGQVASSDPWLHSFLEGYRAMHGLVARRIDLQEVLERCLYALINEGFRVLEDGIVAGPEDIDIIYVFGYGWPRHRGGPMFYASMVGLERVLERLEQHHKAHPDVPHLQPCSLLRRLVSSGSPPVHRWREVLKKLNSQL